The following are from one region of the Hemitrygon akajei chromosome 6, sHemAka1.3, whole genome shotgun sequence genome:
- the tm4sf5 gene encoding transmembrane 4 L6 family member 5 — protein MCTGQCSRCIGLMLLPLAFICIIANILLMFPNAERDWVDHITLQVWLMGGIVGGGLFILCPSCAAIRAGGKGCCGAGCCGNRCRMLRSVFSSAFGVLGSLYCLVVSATALGNGPLCLVESGIWEYPFHDLLNGTNYLMNQTLWKMCSKPENIVMWNVVLFSILLAASVIELVLCGFQTVNAVIGVFCGDCRKKNRKGDNVQ, from the exons ATGTGCACTGGGCAGTGTTCACGATGCATCGGCCTGATGCTGCTTCCGCTGGCTTTTATCTGCATTATAGCAAATATACTGCTAATGTTCCCCAACGCCGAGAGGGACTGGGTCGATCATATCACCTTGCAGGTCTGGCTGATGGGAGGAATTGTCGGAGGTGGACTTTTT ATCTTGTGCCCTAGCTGTGCTGCCATTCGTGCTGGTGGGAAAGGTTGCTGCGGAGCCGGTTGCTGCGGCAACAGATGTCGG ATGCTGCGATCTGTGTTCTCTTCCGCCTTCGGGGTGCTGGGCTCCCTCTACTGCCTGGTTGTGTCTGCAACAGCACTGGGGAATGGCCCATTGTGTCTTGTCGAGTCCGGGATATGGGAATACCCCTTCCACGACCTTCTGAATGG GACTAACTACCTGATGAATCAAACTCTGTGGAAAATGTGTAGTAAGCCCGAAAATATCGTGATGTGGAACGTGGTCCTCTTCTCCATTTTACTTGCGGCCAGTGTGATCGAGCTGGTATTATGCGGCTTTCAGACCGTTAACGCAGTCATTGGAGTGTTCTGTGGAGACTGCAGGAAGAAAAACAGGAAAGGG